Below is a genomic region from Pseudomonas berkeleyensis.
GGGGGATTCGTCACTGGCACTCAGGCGCACCACCAATGCATGCGGCTCCTCCCCCAGATCGAACCAGTACCGCGTGCCGGCTGGTAGCGACAGCAGATCGCCCTTCTCGCCGTGCAGCACGTAGACGTGATCGTCGAGGTGCAGGCTGAGCTGGGCGAAACCACCGACGAACAACCAGGCACTGGCGGCCGCCTGTACCTGCTCGTCCAGGTGGCGTGCGCGCAACTCCAGCTTCTGCGGGTGATTGCGCTGCAAATTGAACAGCTCCTGCTGCACATGGCCTTCCTCGCCCATCAGCGCCTGCAGCCAGAGGCCATAGGCCGCCTCGAATTCAGCCTGTTCGCAGCCGGGGCGCATGGCCTGCGGTAACTCGACCTGGCGATAGTCGATACCCGCCGCGGCCAGGGTGCTGGCGATGTCATCGGCGTGGTTCAGCACCTTGTTCGGCAGTTCCGGAGAGGTATGCAGATAAACGGCGAGGCTGCTCATGAAGGGTTCACTCGATTCAGGGCCGCTCGGGCGGCAGACGGGTGGCAATGATGAAGGCGGCGAGCAAGGCTACCAGACTGGCGATGGCAAACGTCCAGGCCGGGCCCAGACTCTTCCAGCTATAACCGGCATAGAGCGCGCCCAATGCACCGCCGATCCCGGCCAGGCTGACATACAGCGCCTGAGCCTGGCCTTGCTGGTGGTCGGCGAAACTGCGCTGCACGAAGTGGATGCAGGCGGCATGGAAAGCGCCAAAGGTGGCGGCGTGCATGCACTGCGCCAACAGCAGCACCGGTAGGTACTGAGGCAGATTGCCCAGCAGCAGCCAGCGCACGGCGGTGATCAGGAAGCTGGCCAGCAACACCGCGCGCAGCGAGTAACGCTGCAGCAGCCGCGCCATGACCAGGAACAGCAGAATCTCCGCCACCACGCCCAGCGCCCAGAACAGGCCGATGGCGCCGCGGCTGTAGCCGACGCCCTCCAGGTGCAGGGTCAGGAAGGTGTAGTACGGGCCGTTGCTCAACTGCATCAACCCGACGCTGATGTAGAACGCGAGGATGCCGGGGCGGCGCAATTGGCGCAGAAACCCCTCCGGCTCCAACGTGTTCGGGCGCAGCACAGACTGCGCATTGGGCACCCAGAAACTGCTGACCACGATGCCGGCCATGATCACCAGCAGCGCTGCCGGATACGCGTCCAGGCTCAGCCATTCGAACAGCAGGCCGAGGCCGACCACGGCGACGATGAAACCGATGCTGCCCCACAGGCGGATCTGGCTGTAGCGCGCCGCCTGCTCGCGCAGATGGGCCAGGGTGATGACCTCGAACTGCGGCAGCACCGCATGCCAGAAGAAGGCGTGAGTGGCCATGATCAGTGCCAGCCAGGCGTAGCTCTGGCTGAAGAAGATGCCGGCGAAGCAAACCAGGGTGCACAACGCGCCGAAGCGCACGATCAACAGGCGCTGACCGGTGTGGTCACCCAGCCAGCCCCACAGGTTCGGTGCCAGGCAGCGCATCAGCATGGGAATGGCGATCAGCTCGCCGATCCGCGCCGGGGAAAAACCCAAATGGTCGAAGTACAGCGCCAGGAATGGCGCCGTGCCCCCGAGCAGAGCGAAGTAGAAGAAGTAGAAGCCGGACAGTCGCCAGTACGGCAGGGCCGCGCTCATGCCGCCGCCCAGATCACAGCTGCGGCAGCACCGGCGTGGTGACACGCACGTCGGCGTTCTGCGCGCGGTGACGCAGCAGGTGATCCATCAGCACGATGGCAATCATCGCCTCGGCGATCGGCGTGGCGCGGATGCCGACGCAAGGGTCGTGACGGCCCTTGGTGATGACGTCCACCGGGTTGCCGTCGACGTCGATGGAACGCCCCGGCGTGGTGATGCTGGAGGTCGGTTTCAGCGCCAGGTGGGCAACGATCGGCTGGCCGCTGGAGATACCACCGAGGATGCCGCCGGCATTGTTGGAGAGGAAGCCCTCGGGAGTCAGCTCGTCACGGTGCTCGGTGCCACGCTGGGCGACGCAGGCGAAGCCGGCGCCGATTTCCACGCCCTTGACCGCGTTGATGCTCATCAGCGCATGGGCCAGCTCGGCGTCGAGGCGGTCGAAGATTGGCTCGCCCAGACCCGGCATCACCCCTTCGGCGACCACGGTGATCTTCGCGCCGACTGAATCCTGGTCACGACGCAGCTGATCCATGTAGGCCTCCAGCTCCGGCACCTTGTCCGGGTCAGGGCTAAAGAAGGCGTTCTGCTCGACGCTGTCCCAGGTCTTGAACGGAATCTCGATGGGGCCGAGCTGGCTCATGTAGCCACGAATGACGATGCCCTGGCTGGCCAGGAACTTCTTGGCGATGGCGCCGGCCGCCACACGCATGGCCGTTTCGCGGGCCGAGCTGCGGCCGCCACCACGGTAGTCGCGGATGCCGTACTTGTGATGGTAGGTGTAGTCGGCGTGGGCCGGGCGGAACAGATCCTTGATCGCCGAGTAGTCCTTGGACTTCTGGTCGGTGTTGCGGATCAGCAGGCCGATGGAGCAACCGGTGGTCTTGCCCTCGAACACGCCGGAGAGGATTTCCACCTCGTCGGCTTCCTGGCGCTGCGTGGTATGGCGGCTGGTGCCCGGCTTGCGGCGGTCGAGATCACGCTGCAGATCTTCCAGAGAAATCTCGACACCGGGCGGGCAACCGTCGACGATGGCGACCAGCGCCGGGCCATGGCTTTCGCCAGCGGTGGTGACGGTGAACAGCTTGCCGTAGGTATTGCCGGACATGGGAAGACGCTCCGCGAGATTCAGCATCGGCCTGCCACTGCGCAGGCCCGATTCACAAGGTGGGCGAGTATACCTGCCACCTACTTGCAGTTCACCCCGAACCTTGCTCAACCGAACGCGTCCAATGCCAGTCTGCCACTACCCTGCCCTCATCATGCTGCGAGCCCTGCTCTTGTCCCTCACCCTAGTTACCGGCCTGGCCCAGGCCACGCCCAGCACCAGCCAGCAACTGCCGATCAGCCTCGACACCGACCAGGGCACCCTGCGCGGCAGTCTGCTATTGCCACAAAGCGACAAGCCCGTGCCGGTGGCGCTG
It encodes:
- a CDS encoding cupin domain-containing protein, which produces MSSLAVYLHTSPELPNKVLNHADDIASTLAAAGIDYRQVELPQAMRPGCEQAEFEAAYGLWLQALMGEEGHVQQELFNLQRNHPQKLELRARHLDEQVQAAASAWLFVGGFAQLSLHLDDHVYVLHGEKGDLLSLPAGTRYWFDLGEEPHALVVRLSASDESPVRTDDDIASRFPRLDD
- a CDS encoding MFS transporter produces the protein MSAALPYWRLSGFYFFYFALLGGTAPFLALYFDHLGFSPARIGELIAIPMLMRCLAPNLWGWLGDHTGQRLLIVRFGALCTLVCFAGIFFSQSYAWLALIMATHAFFWHAVLPQFEVITLAHLREQAARYSQIRLWGSIGFIVAVVGLGLLFEWLSLDAYPAALLVIMAGIVVSSFWVPNAQSVLRPNTLEPEGFLRQLRRPGILAFYISVGLMQLSNGPYYTFLTLHLEGVGYSRGAIGLFWALGVVAEILLFLVMARLLQRYSLRAVLLASFLITAVRWLLLGNLPQYLPVLLLAQCMHAATFGAFHAACIHFVQRSFADHQQGQAQALYVSLAGIGGALGALYAGYSWKSLGPAWTFAIASLVALLAAFIIATRLPPERP
- the aroC gene encoding chorismate synthase, which translates into the protein MSGNTYGKLFTVTTAGESHGPALVAIVDGCPPGVEISLEDLQRDLDRRKPGTSRHTTQRQEADEVEILSGVFEGKTTGCSIGLLIRNTDQKSKDYSAIKDLFRPAHADYTYHHKYGIRDYRGGGRSSARETAMRVAAGAIAKKFLASQGIVIRGYMSQLGPIEIPFKTWDSVEQNAFFSPDPDKVPELEAYMDQLRRDQDSVGAKITVVAEGVMPGLGEPIFDRLDAELAHALMSINAVKGVEIGAGFACVAQRGTEHRDELTPEGFLSNNAGGILGGISSGQPIVAHLALKPTSSITTPGRSIDVDGNPVDVITKGRHDPCVGIRATPIAEAMIAIVLMDHLLRHRAQNADVRVTTPVLPQL